A single Streptomyces mirabilis DNA region contains:
- a CDS encoding DUF6777 domain-containing protein, which yields MAAGVSSVSPFFKEDRQLGTDIQLPEARPSGGVQASNSPGLYGGAPDGSAGSGSPAPAPSTAPGTGPGTGVWGGSTKPGTCAVTKLKKFLTDPKNSAKAQEWARVLHMSTEQIPSYIDQLTPVVLRHDTLVTNHDYKNGKAVSYAALLQAGIAILVDQQGLPAVKCSCGNPLLPFEGKASKTDVRFKDGNKKWADYRQDHVVVVEPPPGAQEIHKLQLVDVHNPDRGIARPVGSDGSQDKSFSTRQKHAVPPVTGMTFAEAIRRLTDAGLGMSYAGDTLPADDAQVTASRPTEGSQVAWGTSVVLSARSDSPSASGGGPDTPSDSGTSTGGTNGTNGTGSDPGTTPPTPSGGSSGPSSGPSSGGPSSGSASPSDSGTGSGAPTDTATSTPTKTATPTDTPTDTSGGTGGGTTSTPPHTSPPGSPTSSAPTTPSATAPTSHEPTSTKPTVSSAPPTSEPVSSTPPAPVDPGTSDSAPGAPTESAV from the coding sequence GTGGCGGCGGGGGTTTCCTCGGTCTCCCCCTTCTTCAAGGAGGACCGACAGCTCGGCACGGACATCCAGTTGCCCGAGGCCCGGCCCAGCGGTGGTGTGCAGGCCAGTAACAGCCCCGGACTGTACGGCGGGGCCCCGGACGGCAGCGCCGGAAGCGGCTCACCGGCGCCCGCACCCAGTACCGCCCCAGGCACCGGCCCTGGCACCGGCGTGTGGGGCGGCAGCACGAAACCCGGCACCTGCGCCGTGACGAAGTTGAAGAAATTCCTCACCGACCCCAAGAACTCGGCGAAGGCCCAGGAATGGGCGCGGGTCCTGCATATGAGCACCGAGCAGATCCCGAGTTATATCGATCAACTCACACCCGTCGTACTGCGTCACGACACTCTCGTGACGAATCACGACTACAAGAACGGCAAGGCGGTTTCGTACGCCGCGCTGCTGCAGGCCGGAATCGCTATTCTGGTCGACCAACAGGGACTGCCCGCGGTGAAGTGCTCCTGCGGCAATCCGCTGCTCCCCTTCGAGGGAAAGGCCTCGAAGACCGACGTGCGGTTCAAGGACGGCAACAAGAAGTGGGCCGACTACCGGCAGGACCACGTCGTGGTGGTCGAGCCGCCGCCCGGGGCGCAGGAGATCCACAAGCTCCAGCTCGTCGACGTGCACAACCCCGACCGGGGGATCGCCCGCCCGGTGGGCAGCGACGGCAGCCAGGACAAGTCCTTCAGCACCCGGCAGAAGCACGCCGTGCCACCTGTTACCGGCATGACCTTCGCCGAAGCGATCCGGCGGCTGACCGACGCGGGGCTGGGAATGTCGTACGCCGGTGACACCCTGCCGGCCGACGACGCCCAGGTGACGGCGTCCCGGCCGACCGAGGGCAGCCAGGTCGCCTGGGGCACGTCGGTCGTCCTGTCGGCGCGGTCCGACAGCCCGTCCGCGAGCGGCGGTGGCCCGGACACGCCATCGGATTCCGGCACGAGCACGGGCGGCACGAACGGCACGAACGGAACGGGCTCGGATCCCGGGACGACCCCGCCGACGCCGTCCGGGGGATCGTCCGGCCCCTCGTCCGGCCCCTCGTCCGGCGGCCCGTCGTCCGGCAGCGCCTCGCCGTCCGACAGCGGCACCGGGTCGGGTGCCCCTACGGACACCGCCACCTCCACCCCCACGAAGACCGCCACGCCCACAGACACCCCAACAGACACGAGCGGCGGTACGGGCGGCGGCACGACGTCGACCCCTCCGCACACCTCTCCGCCCGGTTCACCGACGAGCAGTGCCCCGACCACCCCCTCGGCCACTGCCCCGACCTCGCACGAACCGACCTCGACCAAACCCACCGTCAGCAGCGCGCCGCCGACGAGTGAGCCCGTGTCGAGCACACCGCCCGCCCCGGTCGACCCGGGTACGAGCGACTCCGCGCCCGGTGCGCCCACCGAGAGCGCGGTCTGA
- a CDS encoding cytochrome c oxidase assembly protein, which produces MDHSGHGMTMDLPPFTLGRGLVWSADPFFLVACLVGLGLYGWGVVRLARRGDKWSVGRTIAFVLGVLTVMLVMCTKLNDYGMVMFSVHMVQHMVISMLSPILILLGAPITLALRALPVAATRGNKGPRELLLMFLHSRYMRIITHPAFTIPLFIASLYALYFSPIFDFLMGSKTGHIVMMCHFLAVGLVFFWPIMGVDPGPHRPGYLMRMLELFAGMPFHAFFGIALMMASAPMVDTYKNPPASLGIDALADQSAAGGIAWAFSEIPSVLVLIALLFQWYASEKRQARRTDRAADRDGDKELEAYNAYLASLNARGR; this is translated from the coding sequence ATGGATCACAGCGGGCACGGCATGACCATGGATCTGCCGCCGTTCACGCTGGGGCGGGGGCTCGTGTGGTCCGCGGACCCGTTCTTCCTCGTCGCCTGCCTGGTGGGACTCGGCCTGTACGGCTGGGGGGTCGTGCGGCTCGCGCGGCGCGGTGACAAGTGGTCGGTCGGGCGGACCATCGCCTTCGTGCTCGGCGTGCTGACCGTGATGCTCGTGATGTGCACAAAGCTGAACGACTACGGCATGGTCATGTTCAGCGTGCACATGGTGCAGCACATGGTGATCAGCATGCTCTCGCCGATCCTGATCCTGCTCGGGGCGCCGATCACGCTGGCGCTGCGCGCACTGCCGGTGGCCGCCACGCGAGGCAACAAGGGTCCGCGTGAACTGCTGCTGATGTTCCTGCACAGCCGCTATATGCGGATCATCACGCATCCGGCGTTCACGATCCCGCTCTTCATCGCGAGCCTGTACGCGCTGTACTTCTCCCCCATCTTCGACTTCCTGATGGGCTCCAAGACCGGACACATCGTGATGATGTGCCACTTCCTCGCCGTCGGCCTGGTCTTCTTCTGGCCGATCATGGGCGTCGACCCCGGACCGCACCGGCCGGGCTATCTGATGCGGATGCTGGAGCTGTTCGCGGGCATGCCGTTCCACGCGTTCTTCGGTATCGCGCTGATGATGGCGTCCGCGCCGATGGTCGACACGTACAAGAACCCGCCCGCCTCGCTCGGCATCGACGCGCTCGCCGACCAGAGCGCCGCGGGCGGTATCGCCTGGGCGTTCAGCGAGATCCCCTCCGTCCTCGTGCTGATCGCGTTGCTCTTCCAGTGGTACGCCTCCGAGAAGCGGCAGGCCCGCCGCACGGACCGGGCCGCCGACCGCGACGGCGACAAGGAACTCGAGGCGTACAACGCCTATCTGGCCTCACTCAACGCACGCGGTCGCTGA
- a CDS encoding 6-phosphofructokinase, protein MRIGVLTSGGDCPGLNAVIRSVVHRAVVDHGDEVIGFRDGWKGLLECDYLKLDLDAVSGILARGGTILGSSRVQPAQLRDGVERAKGHVEELGLDAIIPIGGEGTLKAARLLSDGGLPIVGVPKTIDNDIAVTDVTFGFDTAVGVATEALDRLKTTAESHQRVLIVEVMGRHTGWIALHSGMAAGAHAIVVPERPFDIEELAARVGERFEAGKRFAIVVAAEGAKPRPGTMEFDEGGKDVYGHERFAGIARQLSLELEERLGKEARPVILGHVQRGGTPTAYDRVLATRFGWHAVEAAHRGDFGKMTALRGTDIVMVSLAEAVESLKTVPEERYAEAECVL, encoded by the coding sequence ATGCGCATTGGTGTCCTCACGTCCGGCGGCGACTGCCCCGGCCTGAACGCCGTCATCCGGTCCGTCGTGCACCGCGCCGTCGTGGACCACGGCGACGAGGTCATCGGCTTCCGGGACGGCTGGAAGGGGCTTTTGGAGTGCGACTACCTGAAGCTCGACCTCGACGCGGTGAGCGGCATCCTGGCTCGCGGCGGCACGATCCTCGGTTCCTCCCGGGTCCAGCCCGCGCAGCTGCGTGACGGCGTGGAACGGGCCAAGGGCCATGTCGAGGAGCTCGGCCTCGACGCGATCATCCCGATCGGCGGCGAGGGCACGCTGAAGGCGGCCCGGCTGCTCTCGGACGGCGGCCTGCCGATCGTCGGCGTGCCGAAGACCATCGACAACGACATCGCCGTCACGGACGTGACCTTCGGCTTCGACACGGCCGTCGGCGTCGCGACCGAGGCTCTGGACCGGCTGAAGACCACCGCCGAGTCCCACCAGCGGGTACTGATCGTGGAGGTCATGGGCCGCCACACCGGCTGGATCGCCCTGCACTCCGGCATGGCCGCGGGCGCGCACGCCATCGTCGTCCCCGAACGCCCCTTCGACATCGAGGAGTTGGCCGCGCGGGTCGGCGAGCGCTTCGAGGCGGGCAAGCGGTTCGCGATCGTGGTCGCCGCGGAAGGGGCGAAGCCTCGCCCGGGCACCATGGAGTTCGACGAGGGCGGCAAGGACGTCTACGGGCACGAGCGCTTCGCCGGTATCGCCCGGCAGCTCTCCCTGGAGCTGGAGGAGCGCCTCGGCAAGGAGGCCCGGCCGGTGATCCTCGGGCACGTCCAGCGGGGCGGTACGCCGACGGCGTACGACCGGGTGCTGGCAACGCGGTTCGGGTGGCATGCGGTGGAGGCCGCGCATCGCGGCGACTTCGGGAAGATGACCGCGCTGCGGGGGACCGACATCGTCATGGTCTCGCTCGCGGAGGCGGTGGAGAGCCTGAAGACGGTTCCCGAGGAACGGTACGCCGAGGCGGAGTGCGTGCTCTGA
- a CDS encoding type 1 glutamine amidotransferase: MSDNSLRLVWIYPDLLSTYGDQGNALVVERRARQRGLDVARLDVRSDQPIPTSGDIYLIGGGEDRPQRLAAERLRRDGGLHRAVGNGAIVFSVCAGYQILGHEFINDLGQREPGLGLLDVVSVRGEGERCVGDVLGDIDPRLGLPQLTGFENHQGVTHLGPTARPFAQVRLGKGNGTGDGTEGAYNDTVFGTYMHGPVLARNPQIADLLLKLALDVNALPPIDDRWYEALRGERISAAQQPA; this comes from the coding sequence ATGAGTGACAACAGCCTGCGCCTGGTGTGGATCTACCCGGACCTGCTGAGCACCTACGGCGACCAGGGCAACGCCCTCGTCGTGGAGCGCCGGGCCCGCCAGCGCGGTCTCGACGTCGCCCGTCTCGACGTCCGCAGCGACCAGCCGATCCCGACCTCCGGCGACATCTATCTGATCGGCGGCGGCGAGGACCGGCCGCAGCGGCTCGCGGCGGAGCGCCTGCGCCGCGACGGCGGTCTGCACCGCGCGGTGGGCAACGGCGCGATCGTCTTCTCGGTCTGCGCCGGCTACCAGATCCTCGGCCACGAGTTCATCAACGACCTCGGGCAGCGCGAGCCGGGCCTCGGCCTGCTCGACGTGGTCTCGGTGCGCGGCGAGGGCGAGCGGTGCGTCGGCGACGTACTCGGAGACATCGACCCGCGCCTCGGCCTGCCGCAGCTGACCGGCTTCGAGAACCACCAGGGCGTCACCCACCTCGGCCCCACCGCGCGTCCGTTCGCGCAGGTGCGGCTCGGCAAGGGCAACGGCACCGGCGACGGCACCGAGGGCGCGTACAACGACACCGTGTTCGGCACGTACATGCACGGGCCCGTGCTCGCCCGCAACCCGCAGATCGCGGACCTGCTGCTGAAGCTGGCGCTCGACGTGAACGCGCTGCCGCCGATCGACGACCGCTGGTACGAGGCGCTCCGGGGTGAGCGGATCTCCGCGGCGCAGCAGCCCGCCTGA
- a CDS encoding MurT ligase domain-containing protein, with the protein MSGNSDPLTPRAKLAVTAGKAAAAVSRAAGRGSGSVIGGRVALKLDPDLLARLATHLDVILVSATNGKTTTTRLIAEALRAAGPVVSNALGANMPAGITSALAGGSDAKFAVIEVDEKYLAGVARDTDPKCIALLNLSRDQLDRAAETRMMAEHWREGLAGSKAVVVANADDPLVVWAASSSPNVMWVAAGQMWKDDAWSCPSCGGVMQRPGDDWFCGDCGFRRPTPTWALSGDHVLDPHGSAWPIHLQLPGRANKANAASSAAVAAVFGVPPQVALERMYQVQAVAGRYDVVQFMQRDLRLLLAKNPAGWLETFSLIDPPPTPVILSVNARGADGTDTSWLWDVDYTRLTGHPIFVLGDRKLDLAVRLEVANQSFQVCENLDQAVQLAPPGRIEVIANYTAFQDLRRRVGN; encoded by the coding sequence CAGCGGATCGGTGATCGGCGGCCGGGTGGCACTCAAGCTCGACCCCGATCTACTGGCGAGGCTCGCCACCCACCTGGACGTGATCCTGGTGTCGGCGACCAACGGCAAGACCACGACGACCCGGCTGATCGCGGAGGCGCTGCGCGCCGCGGGCCCGGTCGTGTCCAACGCGCTGGGCGCCAACATGCCGGCCGGTATCACCTCGGCTCTCGCCGGGGGTTCGGACGCGAAGTTCGCGGTCATCGAGGTCGACGAGAAGTACCTCGCGGGTGTCGCCCGCGACACCGACCCGAAGTGCATCGCCCTGCTCAACCTCTCCCGCGACCAGCTCGACCGGGCCGCCGAGACCCGGATGATGGCCGAGCACTGGCGCGAGGGCCTGGCCGGTTCCAAGGCCGTCGTGGTCGCCAACGCCGACGACCCGCTCGTCGTGTGGGCCGCTTCCTCCTCGCCGAACGTCATGTGGGTGGCGGCCGGTCAGATGTGGAAGGACGACGCCTGGTCCTGCCCGTCCTGCGGCGGTGTGATGCAGCGCCCCGGCGACGACTGGTTCTGCGGCGACTGCGGCTTCCGCCGTCCGACGCCGACCTGGGCGCTGTCCGGGGACCACGTCCTCGACCCGCACGGATCCGCGTGGCCGATCCACCTCCAGCTGCCCGGCCGGGCCAACAAGGCGAACGCCGCCTCGTCGGCCGCCGTCGCCGCGGTCTTCGGGGTGCCCCCGCAGGTCGCCCTGGAGCGCATGTACCAGGTGCAGGCGGTCGCCGGACGCTATGACGTGGTGCAGTTCATGCAGCGCGACCTGCGTCTGCTGCTCGCCAAGAACCCCGCGGGCTGGCTCGAGACGTTCTCCCTGATCGACCCGCCGCCGACCCCGGTCATCCTGTCCGTGAACGCGCGGGGCGCCGACGGTACCGACACCTCCTGGCTGTGGGACGTCGACTACACCCGTCTGACCGGGCACCCGATCTTCGTGCTCGGCGATCGCAAGCTCGACCTCGCCGTGCGTCTCGAGGTCGCCAACCAGTCCTTCCAGGTCTGCGAGAACCTCGACCAGGCGGTGCAGCTCGCCCCGCCCGGTCGCATCGAGGTCATCGCGAACTACACCGCATTCCAGGATTTGAGGCGTCGTGTCGGCAACTGA